The sequence TCTTCGTAGTCGATGAGCGCGTCGGCAACCCGGTAATGAGCCACTTCACGGAAGGCGAGCCGATCCCGGGTCTCGAAGGCGTCACGTTCACCGCCGTCAGCCAGAACGTTCCCCGGGGGTTAGGCGACGCCGTCCTCCGCACCGCGGCCGTCGTCGGCGAGCACCCCTTCATCTGCCTGTTATCCGACAACATGTTCGCCGAGCCCGCGCACGCCTACACCAGGTCGCTCATCGAGGTATTCGATGGCCGCCCGGTGGTGGCGGTGAGGGAGGTGGGGGGCGAGCTCCTCGATCGGTACGGCGTGGTGGCGATCTCCGGCCCGGTGGTGGACGGGGTGGTGGAGGTCACCGGGGCGATCGAGAAGCCGGGGGTCGACCGCGCCCCATCGTCCCTCGGCATCGTGGGGCGCTATCTCTTTCCGGCTTCGGTATTCGGGGTCCTCAGCGCCGTCGACCCCGGCCACGGCGGCGAGCTGCAGCTCACCGATGCGATTCACCGGATGGCCCTGGAGGGCGGTGCCAGGGGCAGGATCGTCGACGACTCGCTGCTCGACATCGGGGTGCCATTGGGCCTCGCCGAAGCCACGACCTCGGTGGCGCTCGCCCGCCCCGACCTCGCCCCCGCCTACCGGGCCTATCTGCAACAGGTGCTGGGCAAGCCCTAAGGCCATACCCCGCGGGACTCGGCGGTGGCCTTGGTACGGGCGACGGCGACCAGGGTGGCGGCAGTCCGCAGGTCGGGCGCGGGCAGCTGTTCGTCGTCAGGGTGCAACCGGGCCCATCGCGAGCGGTAGCCGTCGAGGTCTTCGATCAACGAAGCCCGCTGGGCGACGACCGCCTCGGTGGACCGGTAGATGCGCTTGCGCAAACCCTCGTCGACCCGGACGCCGTCCCACTCCTCGTTCTGGAGGTTTTGCACCCATTCGAAGTAGGACACGATCACCCCGCCGGCGTTGGCGAGGATGTCGGGGAGTAGTTGGATCCCGTTGCCCGCGAGGATCGCGTCGGCGGCCGGTGTGGTGGGCCCGTTGGCAGCCTCGACGACCACTTGGGCCTTGACCCGATCGGCATTGACCCTGGTGATCTGGTTCTCCATGGCTGCGGGAATCAGGATGTCGCAATCGACTTCGAGGACCTCCAGCGGGGCGAGGTGATCGCCGTCGGTCGCACCCACCACGGTGCCGGCGGTGTCCTTGTGAGCCGAGACGCGGGCGACGTCGAGCCCCTTCGGGTCGTGGACCCCGCCCTTGGTGTCGCTGACGGCCACGATTCGAGCGCCCGCCTCCTGGAAGATGTCCGCCGCAAACCGGCCGGCGTTTCCGTAGCCCTGGATCGCCACCCTGGCTCCGTCGACGCTGCTGAGGCCGGTAACGCCACCGAGCTCGAGAAACCGCTCGGTGCAGAAGAAGACGCCCCGCGCCGTCGCGGTCGACCGTCCCACCACGCCACCGAGGTCGAGCGGCTTGCCGGTGACCACCGGAAGGTTGTTCTTCCCCGGATGCATCATGGCGTACGTGTCGTAGACCCAGGCCATGGTCTGGGCATCCGTGTAGAGGTCGGGGGCGGGGATGTCGGTGTGGGGCCCGATGTTGTCGCCGAGGGCCGCCACGAATCGGCGGGTGATCCTGCGACGCTCGTCCAGTGACAGGGTCTGGGGATCACAGGTCACCCCGCCCTTGGCTCCTCCGAACGGGAGGCGGGCCAGGGCGCACTTCCAGGTCATCCAGGTGGCGAGCGCCTGCACCTCGTCCTCGTCGACCGAAGGATGGAACCGGATCCCGCCCTTGCCGGGGCCGCGAGCTGTGTTGTGGAGCACCCGGTATCCACGGAACGTCTCGACGACTCCGTCATCCATGACCACCGGAAGGGTGACGATGACCACCTTCTCCGGCTCATAGATCCACTCGGCGAATCCGTTCCACCCGGCGGGGTCATCGACGAATGGCATCGCCCGGTCGAACTGACTGTGGGCTATGACCCGGGGATTGAGGTCCTCCGCAGTCATCGATTCCTCCATGTGGGTGGGCGGGCGATTGAGGCTATCCAGTTCCACGGGTCGATGCCGCTAAGGGGGTGAGCAAATAGGTCGCTCGCCACCTATGCCGGGTCGAACTCGACCTCGAGCTCGGTCACCCCGCGGAATACCAGGCTGGCATGGCGGGGGGGCTCGGGTACCGCCAGCCGCAGGTTGCGCAACCTCTTCGCCAAGGTGGCGAAGGCCGCCTGCAGCTCGACCCGGGCGAGTGGGGCACCGAGACAGAAGTGGGTGCCCAACGCGAACGAGACATGCGGATTGGACGTCCGGTCGAGTGCCAGCCGCTCGGGGCTCTCGAAAACCCCGGGGTCGTGGTTGGCAGATCCGTAGAGCAGACCGACCTTGTCCCCGGGGGTGAGGCGCACGCCGGCCCAGTCGAGATCCTCCAGCACCCATCGTTCGAACATCTGCAGCGGCGTGTCGTATCGCAAGAGCTCCTCGGTGGCCGCGTCGGCCGCGGCTCCGGTGCGGAACAGTGCGAACTGGTCGGGGTTACGGGCGAGCGCCAGAACCCCGTTGCCGATCCCGTGGACGGTCGCTTCGTGCCCGGCATTCAGCACCAGGATGCAGGTGGCGACCAGGTCGTCGTCCGAGAGTGGATCGTCTGCTGTCGCCAGCTCCGAGATGAGGTCTTCGCCGGGGTTGTGCCGGCGTTCGCCGACGATCGCACGGATGTAGTCGGCGAACTCGGTCACTGCGCTCTCCGCAGCCTGTTCCTCAACCGGGGTCACGTTGACGTCGAACACCTTGACGATGGCGTGGGACCAGTCGAGCAGCAGGCGGTGGTCGCTATCGGGTATTCCCATCAGTTGGGCGACGACCGCGATCGGGATGGGGGTGGCGAAGTCGGCGATGACCTCCATCCGCCCCTGGTCGATCACCTCGTCGAGGAGCCGGTTGGCCAGGCGTTCGATCTCGCCGCGGCGCGCCTCTGCCCTGCTGCGGGCGAATGGCTGCTTTACCGCCCCCCGGATGCGGGTGTGCTCAGGGGGCTCGAGGTCGATGAAAGACCCGCGGATGAAGCGATACCAGTTGGTGAGGTGCACGGGGTACGACCGGTGGTCGA is a genomic window of Acidimicrobiia bacterium containing:
- a CDS encoding cytochrome P450, with translation MLGRFGFDLLEYVTMSSVQFDAYDPAFVADPYPTYARLREAGPFFDDHWRVTFFARHADVTAMLRDKRFGRDIRHVLAPNEVDHRSYPVHLTNWYRFIRGSFIDLEPPEHTRIRGAVKQPFARSRAEARRGEIERLANRLLDEVIDQGRMEVIADFATPIPIAVVAQLMGIPDSDHRLLLDWSHAIVKVFDVNVTPVEEQAAESAVTEFADYIRAIVGERRHNPGEDLISELATADDPLSDDDLVATCILVLNAGHEATVHGIGNGVLALARNPDQFALFRTGAAADAATEELLRYDTPLQMFERWVLEDLDWAGVRLTPGDKVGLLYGSANHDPGVFESPERLALDRTSNPHVSFALGTHFCLGAPLARVELQAAFATLAKRLRNLRLAVPEPPRHASLVFRGVTELEVEFDPA
- a CDS encoding Glu/Leu/Phe/Val dehydrogenase, producing MTAEDLNPRVIAHSQFDRAMPFVDDPAGWNGFAEWIYEPEKVVIVTLPVVMDDGVVETFRGYRVLHNTARGPGKGGIRFHPSVDEDEVQALATWMTWKCALARLPFGGAKGGVTCDPQTLSLDERRRITRRFVAALGDNIGPHTDIPAPDLYTDAQTMAWVYDTYAMMHPGKNNLPVVTGKPLDLGGVVGRSTATARGVFFCTERFLELGGVTGLSSVDGARVAIQGYGNAGRFAADIFQEAGARIVAVSDTKGGVHDPKGLDVARVSAHKDTAGTVVGATDGDHLAPLEVLEVDCDILIPAAMENQITRVNADRVKAQVVVEAANGPTTPAADAILAGNGIQLLPDILANAGGVIVSYFEWVQNLQNEEWDGVRVDEGLRKRIYRSTEAVVAQRASLIEDLDGYRSRWARLHPDDEQLPAPDLRTAATLVAVARTKATAESRGVWP
- a CDS encoding sugar phosphate nucleotidyltransferase; this translates as MTVEIAVIPCAGSGTRMRPATRVIPKAMIPVVDRPVIQYVVEEAVACGVSQIVFVVDERVGNPVMSHFTEGEPIPGLEGVTFTAVSQNVPRGLGDAVLRTAAVVGEHPFICLLSDNMFAEPAHAYTRSLIEVFDGRPVVAVREVGGELLDRYGVVAISGPVVDGVVEVTGAIEKPGVDRAPSSLGIVGRYLFPASVFGVLSAVDPGHGGELQLTDAIHRMALEGGARGRIVDDSLLDIGVPLGLAEATTSVALARPDLAPAYRAYLQQVLGKP